Genomic segment of Hydractinia symbiolongicarpus strain clone_291-10 chromosome 5, HSymV2.1, whole genome shotgun sequence:
TCGTAAATCAGCTCTTCTAAGAACAGCCAAGCAAGTGCGGCAAATGTTGGATGCTGGTAAGAATTACATGAAATGTTGTCTCGACTATATAGAGTACTGAGAGCAAAGTTGTTTCGTGACACACTAACGCATTTGTTACTGTCCTCTTTTCCAGTCTTTTTTGTACTCAGTTTTTgctgattttttatttattaggcAAGGAAGTGGACTTTGAAGAGAAAAGTGCAATTGTTCTTGCCACGGTATTGAAAGAATTCTTTCGTTCGTTGCCAGACAGTTTGATCATATCTGAGTTATACGACGAGTTATCCGCGACAAAATCAATATCGGATACAACAAGTCGCGTTGAACAAGTTAAAAGGTGTGTAAAgtcttaactttgattttttataattcaatttcaaagtaactttaaataatgttttattctaTTTTAGAATCCTTCAAAATCTTCCTCAAGAAAATTACGACATCGTCATGAAATTCATGTGCGCGCTACACCACATTCAAAGATTCTCGGAAAGAAATAACATGAACTCTTACAACTTGTCGATATGCGTGTCACCCAGTATTATGTGGCCACCTGTCAATAGCAAATTGGCAGTGACGGACCAAGCAAGCGGTTCTAGTGATGTTGTGTGCTTTATAATCGATAATTATGTGGATATATTCTCGCCCGAGAACGAATACGTACTTGGTGCGGAAACTGATATACAATTAGACGACGGACATGGTGAAGACTCTGATTCCGGTGTTGACCAAGTCATCTATAAATCGCACCATCCGTCCATGGATGATGATGACCAAAAAAATGATTCCGAAAAAGAAAACGAACCTCCGACGCCTGATTTTATATTCACACCAGATACCAACCGATTGAGCTCAGCATTTGCCCAAAGTGATTCAAGTATAGGGACAAACGATTCCGACGAAACGAAGCCGGTTATAAATAAGGTGAACATACCATCCATATCACTAGTTCCGGAGAAAATTTCTGTTTCAAAGAGCAGCCCAACGACACCGATCTTGTCAAGACGTGGCGATGCTCTCCTGGAACGAAATAAACCCAACGATGTAAAGAATCTTTCAGATATGTCCGACCACGAGTTTGGTGACCAAAACGAACATTTTCAACGGAAGCTACTTAAACAACCGAGAAATAAACGCTTGTTGAGTAGTACCACAACGAGTGCTGAACTTATTGAACATAAACGCCATATGTCTGAACCGGCACCGAAACACAACGACAAAAAACGGCATGATTTAACAaagagcaaaaatgaaaactttcaaTCTCGTGGAGCCTCAGAAAGTGCTGCGTCAACTAGGCTTGCTAAGAAAAGCGTCATCTCTCAACCAATTATTCAACATTTTGCAACTGAATATTATGCCACGCCAAACATTATTTTCAATTCTGTTGATCGACGGCGTCAACCAGCCGCGCCGTCATATGAAGAGCATATACAACGAACTCAAGCAAAGCACCGAGTTATAAAATCCGCAGCTGTTAAACCGCCTTTGATTGCACAAGCTCAGGTCGTGCAGCGTCATCAGGTTGAAAGTTACGAACCGCTGAAAATGCTCACGAATAATAACTCGGCTACCCAACGTGACATAAACAACGCGTCAAACGCAACCAGTGAAAATACATTGCctaatcaaaataagaaaacaaataGTCAAGAAGATATTAACGAACGTTTTAATTCGATTGTACAAACTATTAGTGATAGTATGCCTGTGAGTAAATGTCACTCGACGAGGATATCGAGCAATTCACCAACTCCAAGTTGTTCGTCGTTAACAAGCACGTCTAGTTTAACCTCCTCTCCAATGGATACATCGCCACCTAGAACTGAGGTTGTGAAAAGTCTAGAGGAACCACAAATGCAAACGGTAAATGTCGAAACTGTGAACGTTCGAAAAGTAAACATCCTACCGACAGCACCAAAACCCGACagaagaaaaatacaaaaactagACTTAAAAGTTGTGGACACTTCGGTGGAACATACGCCCGTACGATACACAAATAGTTTGGATAGTAGCGTTTCCGACGTAACGTCTCCACCAATTTCTGACTGCGTGTTCTTATCACCGAGTTCGGATAAAGAAAATGAAAGTATGGCGACATCCCCAAAATTCAACAGTCCATTCTCGTTGACTTTAAAAAGCGAAGGGAAAAAGAATGTAGAGTCCGACGTCAGTGATAATCGAGGCcagtcacttcaattaaaaaagaCTTTGTTAACTAAGGCACCAATGAAACTTGACCAGCTACGTGGTTCGACTTCCCGAGAAGATAACGGTAGAGTTGTAACAGCAAGAGAAATGCGACGAACAAATAGAAGACTGAAATCTGAAATTCGAAATGCCTTCAACGAGGGAAAGTTTGTTTACAAGCTACCATCCCGCAGCGAAACTTCTCTCCAGGGTGCTATTCCAAGTAGAGGTTTGAGGATGAATATTAATGGACATTTACGTGGTGAAAACAGCGCAGTGCTAGGAACACAACGAAATCATTTATCAAAACAGACTGCAGACATACTAGGTGCTTCTCGAATTCGTTATACAGAAAATAATAACGTTGCAGAATCAAGGACGTGTGACCATGATGATAATAAAGAATGTTCACCGCAAAACGAATCATATGTATGACCACAGCCGAATAATTTAGTGAGAAAATTTTTGCTGTTAAAAAAGGAAACAAAGTTTCGcagaatgaaaataaaatgtccaTTCCCCTTTCCGTATCATGCAGAATCGTATACTAAAAAAGTCTACGTCTGCCTGGTAACAATTTCTTCTACAAAATCTGATACAGCGCGTTTTTTCGGAAATGAAATTTGGTGaccttttttaaatgaaatcccAGCCTGCTTTGTGGTACGTGcggaaactttgtttttttagaacgcttcttttataatttttctgttttgtaaTAAACTATTACTTGTAAATATGTGACatgtatattattattattattcttttaaaaatgattacaCCTATTTTATCAATATATTTCCTTGTTAATATCTACATGTGCCTTGttatcacccccccccccccccccccgccgTCTTCTAAATGAATCTACCGTGAAGACCCTTTTTTATCACAACCCTTATTAACCAAAACATAGAACCTATGACTCTTTTTTGTTGGCATAAGGACTGAGCGAGTCGTAGAAATAGGGTTGACCCAAAGGATATACGCAAGCAGTGTTAATTTAAAAACCATCCCCCCCAGGTTATTTCTTTTTTCGAACCATATATCTACtgttaatgttttaattttgtggTATTTGGGATATCttaaaattttcttgaagtTTGTGGTACTATTCAtaccaaccttgttcccaaccTTTTAAATGAGGCAGCGACGTGGTGAATGTGTTTATACCAACATTCAACCCGTAAATGCTATTTATGGAAAAATTTTGCATGTTCCAACCTTCCAAAAGAACATGTCAGGAAGTTAATGACTCCGGTCGAAGACTGAAGCTCATTTCTGGTGCAATGTGCGctcattgaaaaaaattatatttcaaacCAATGCGTAAGTGAATTGTGAGTTCTCTGATCAAAGAATGTGTACGCCATCGTAATTTACATAATGGATATGTTATAGAGTACTGTTATAGTTTGAAACCAGCTTTCTGCTCGAAAAAAAAAGCGTGAAAAGGacggttcgaaagtcaatgaaaaagtTCATTTAAATACATAATTTTGCTACagaattttatattaaatatatttacatattCAGTAGTATTTATAGAATAATACAAGGTATTTGtgaacagaaaaaaacaagtgtaatttttttcagaattctTTAAAATGCCAGTGACAAATCAGGGCATGTGACCATGGAAAACTAATTAAGTTTTAAACTGATAAACTTCTGTAATACGCGAaaagaattattaaaaaaattgctgttaaaaaagggaataaaaatttctaataatTATCCCAAGTAattctattttcttttttggtaTTCGATGACAGTTTTTTTCTGACATGTGATCATGAATCAGCGTGCGTCGTACGTGACGCCTTTTTGTTTCTTGAAACGACGGCTACTTGTCGTAATCTTTGCGATGCCTGGTAGAGCGATTTGAATGGGACAAACTTTTGTTTCTTCCACCAATCTTCAAATTTTCTTGTTCTATAACAAACAAAGCTATACTCAATCCTCTCTTCTTTGGGCGAACATTCATTTTTTACACTTGTTTAAGAATGTCGACCTTTCATAAAACACAGAACTGTAACTTGTTAATAAGCAAACAAACCTTCCAAACGTTTATTTATTCGATCAAGTGATTCCATTACACAACGCTCTTCAATTGATAAAGCTGTCATACCTAAGTAATATAACACATGTCtaagtaacattttttaaaaaacaaaattttttttcataacgacaagaaaaacacaaaataactcCAAAAACAGAACACAGTTATATTTTCGTTTCTCTTCAGATCTATATGACACCACGTGCAGACATATCAATTCAAAATCGCTAATCTGATTGGATTTATTCCACATTTAAGCATTCTTTAAAGAGCTCGAACGTACATTTCTAATGAAAATCTCGAAAGTTCCAAatctatttttctatttttttctccAAAAATTCAAGAAGGGAGGCATGAATGGTTGCAGCAAGGGACTCTTCTACACAAAGAAGTTATAAGTTTAAGACAAACGTTTTCGTACCAGTATGCTGTCCATTTTGCTTTCGTTGCAATCGTTTCGATGCTACAAACACAGCCTCAGTTTGACGTGGCGATAACGACTGCTTTGCACAAAGTTCTTCCAAAGCCATAAACGATGCCATGCTGGATGTGACTGCTGAagcattaaaaatatttgaacgTTTTATATCTGgtgttattttaataaatatcatTTTACTTCAATAACAACCTAAATTCATTCCGTACAGTCGAATTGACCCATGATTATTTTGGTAGCAAACTCTCATGTGGGTGGTGTTTTTTTGCATAACTTTGCAGAAAGTAATTCGCTCGTCGCACAGCTGTACTAGGTgttgtaaaatataataaaaatttatcttTGTTAAATCACATACCTGGAGCTGtggaaaatgctataataaatATCGCCAAGTCAAGGTATGTTAGTACAAGAAAGTACTGAATGGAGAAACACTTACTATTTCGGTATTCATCAATCACATTAGATTTGTTAGTATGTCTGTCCATGGAACTGCCATTAAATACTTCGCGTTCTAGTCCATTTTTCACAGAGCTTTTTATCATACGGCTTGCTCTCTGAGGAAGCAAAGCTTGACGTTTCGCATAGCTACCTGTACTGCTCACACTGTCGAAAGAGTTTTGGCGATATAAAGAGTCATGATGTAGTTTGTTCGTTGAACGTCGGCTGAAGGACGAACCTGAAAATGTTCTCTGCTGACGTGAATGGGCGTTAATCGTGTATACACTGTCCGACATGGCATGATCAGGTGTTTCAGACCGAAGACATTCTCGTACGTTTGCCCACAGCTTGTTGATTTCGTCGTCAGTCGGTGTTTTATCCAACGCAATATGTGCCACAGGAGCCGTTAAGTTATTGACATGCTCTGTGTATCTTTGCCGATTTCTGTTGTCAGAAGTGCTTGAACGTGTTCGATGGTTTTCTGGACGGGGTGGCTTTTGATTTCTAACAGGTGTTGCGCTAATAGTTCTCTGATGAGACACATTCCGTATATTGTTTACATCAGTATCTTGCGTGTTTCGTGAAACTTTATACTCGATACCGTATAAGTTTTCATTAGGAATGTTATTTGAAGTAAGATCATTTTTCGGATTCGATGGAGGATGCGGAAAAAAGTTCCCAACGGGTTTGCGTTTCTTGGAGTCGGCACTAACGATAACACGGCCACGTCTAGCTGGTATAGAATGAACACGAATTGGTATGGCTGTACCTTCTCTGActgcttctttgattttatcgtCAGCAGCAATATTatgatgttgtaactttctccGTTGTACGCCTTCAAGGTCGCTCAGGTTTTCACTTTCCAGATGGTTACTAGGTGTAGGCATTTGTTGTAGACATTTGTTGTTCTCGTCATCAACCAA
This window contains:
- the LOC130646226 gene encoding rho GTPase-activating protein 20-like isoform X5 → MSLPQKIKANLSRSVSVNSGKERSNEYPEEKSLDDSYQVRNSSSKDLLKVERKASRMSPKLREKRRKRSNTIDVGALLEFRLTFKIIQVQEKFPNDKLDLDVSLEEHEKLKHRRYNSPNMRHKKNLSSDIEIERKLNDDTERGGGRASPTSPTLVRRLYIQEGPVKLSSTTSTNERYFILFNDLLLVAKPKSTSNFKLKERVRVSEIWLAHCIDDVTEATVIHDRSFVIGWPTTNYVAAFNSTEEKELWFTALEKSINERREQEEPKAVIIKVYNRTNNDDVCTQQTASFSVTSKEDARSVIKTSLDQFQYQNEDPNDYQLWLSAKDHVPYPLLGHELPYSIKMNYSRSIQEQTHDENDNHYDTTSIIQQGKNCQFVLKKTKKGGNRVNLDIANAQRKWKNPIKKSPIINWAMNKKSVKAPYNQMEMLPPGKLFGNPLTQLSTEENLIPKPIQDILTQLFRKGPSTTGIFRKSALLRTAKQVRQMLDAGKEVDFEEKSAIVLATVLKEFFRSLPDSLIISELYDELSATKSISDTTSRVEQVKRILQNLPQENYDIVMKFMCALHHIQRFSERNNMNSYNLSICVSPSIMWPPVNSKLAVTDQASGSSDVVCFIIDNYVDIFSPENEYVLGAETDIQLDDGHGEDSDSGVDQVIYKSHHPSMDDDDQKNDSEKENEPPTPDFIFTPDTNRLSSAFAQSDSSIGTNDSDETKPVINKVNIPSISLVPEKISVSKSSPTTPILSRRGDALLERNKPNDVKNLSDMSDHEFGDQNEHFQRKLLKQPRNKRLLSSTTTSAELIEHKRHMSEPAPKHNDKKRHDLTKSKNENFQSRGASESAASTRLAKKSVISQPIIQHFATEYYATPNIIFNSVDRRRQPAAPSYEEHIQRTQAKHRVIKSAAVKPPLIAQAQVVQRHQVESYEPLKMLTNNNSATQRDINNASNATSENTLPNQNKKTNSQEDINERFNSIVQTISDSMPVSKCHSTRISSNSPTPSCSSLTSTSSLTSSPMDTSPPRTEVVKSLEEPQMQTVNVETVNVRKVNILPTAPKPDRRKIQKLDLKVVDTSVEHTPVRYTNSLDSSVSDVTSPPISDCVFLSPSSDKENESMATSPKFNSPFSLTLKSEGKKNVESDVSDNRGQSLQLKKTLLTKAPMKLDQLRGSTSREDNGRVVTAREMRRTNRRLKSEIRNAFNEGKFVYKLPSRSETSLQGAIPSRGLRMNINGHLRGENSAVLGTQRNHLSKQTADILGASRIRYTENNNVAESRTCDHDDNKECSPQNESYV
- the LOC130646226 gene encoding rho GTPase-activating protein 20-like isoform X2, whose product is MKAFIRTHATASLSAARSKTEFIRTEEKNETQKHKPIISRLNFPFKITMSIHPEGTLSVESHELLSVGDEIYHSENEISSPDASPKLILRKVSSEETNTVGNLVTINLHPDDIQAPPLRKRSQTQLETGKIDAKHLLRPKSEYCQSSDQENEDILSTSMDSKSLKKSLKQMKPTYSPKESRKGSLRAAMRSRSKSAGISDDERPHSTGIFQRKGSVQKEKVFRHNSMPAEKGRLNLPDVDLKQAWVPLREALNAISALKGGRFRRRASFEGDEWEMIQKELELLKLEQPDAYFKFKIIQVQEKFPNDKLDLDVSLEEHEKLKHRRYNSPNMRHKKNLSSDIEIERKLNDDTERGGGRASPTSPTLVRRLYIQEGPVKLSSTTSTNERYFILFNDLLLVAKPKSTSNFKLKERVRVSEIWLAHCIDDVTEATVIHDRSFVIGWPTTNYVAAFNSTEEKELWFTALEKSINERREQEEPKAVIIKVYNRTNNDDVCTQQTASFSVTSKEDARSVIKTSLDQFQYQNEDPNDYQLWLSAKDHVPYPLLGHELPYSIKMNYSRSIQEQTHDENDNHYDTTSIIQQGKNCQFVLKKTKKGGNRVNLDIANAQRKWKNPIKKSPIINWAMNKKSVKAPYNQMEMLPPGKLFGNPLTQLSTEENLIPKPIQDILTQLFRKGPSTTGIFRKSALLRTAKQVRQMLDAGKEVDFEEKSAIVLATVLKEFFRSLPDSLIISELYDELSATKSISDTTSRVEQVKRILQNLPQENYDIVMKFMCALHHIQRFSERNNMNSYNLSICVSPSIMWPPVNSKLAVTDQASGSSDVVCFIIDNYVDIFSPENEYVLGAETDIQLDDGHGEDSDSGVDQVIYKSHHPSMDDDDQKNDSEKENEPPTPDFIFTPDTNRLSSAFAQSDSSIGTNDSDETKPVINKVNIPSISLVPEKISVSKSSPTTPILSRRGDALLERNKPNDVKNLSDMSDHEFGDQNEHFQRKLLKQPRNKRLLSSTTTSAELIEHKRHMSEPAPKHNDKKRHDLTKSKNENFQSRGASESAASTRLAKKSVISQPIIQHFATEYYATPNIIFNSVDRRRQPAAPSYEEHIQRTQAKHRVIKSAAVKPPLIAQAQVVQRHQVESYEPLKMLTNNNSATQRDINNASNATSENTLPNQNKKTNSQEDINERFNSIVQTISDSMPVSKCHSTRISSNSPTPSCSSLTSTSSLTSSPMDTSPPRTEVVKSLEEPQMQTVNVETVNVRKVNILPTAPKPDRRKIQKLDLKVVDTSVEHTPVRYTNSLDSSVSDVTSPPISDCVFLSPSSDKENESMATSPKFNSPFSLTLKSEGKKNVESDVSDNRGQSLQLKKTLLTKAPMKLDQLRGSTSREDNGRVVTAREMRRTNRRLKSEIRNAFNEGKFVYKLPSRSETSLQGAIPSRGLRMNINGHLRGENSAVLGTQRNHLSKQTADILGASRIRYTENNNVAESRTCDHDDNKECSPQNESYV
- the LOC130646226 gene encoding rho GTPase-activating protein 20-like isoform X6; protein product: MLATKMRLKQDEIRHFLSSTSFVPEIVRDVPVMFKIIQVQEKFPNDKLDLDVSLEEHEKLKHRRYNSPNMRHKKNLSSDIEIERKLNDDTERGGGRASPTSPTLVRRLYIQEGPVKLSSTTSTNERYFILFNDLLLVAKPKSTSNFKLKERVRVSEIWLAHCIDDVTEATVIHDRSFVIGWPTTNYVAAFNSTEEKELWFTALEKSINERREQEEPKAVIIKVYNRTNNDDVCTQQTASFSVTSKEDARSVIKTSLDQFQYQNEDPNDYQLWLSAKDHVPYPLLGHELPYSIKMNYSRSIQEQTHDENDNHYDTTSIIQQGKNCQFVLKKTKKGGNRVNLDIANAQRKWKNPIKKSPIINWAMNKKSVKAPYNQMEMLPPGKLFGNPLTQLSTEENLIPKPIQDILTQLFRKGPSTTGIFRKSALLRTAKQVRQMLDAGKEVDFEEKSAIVLATVLKEFFRSLPDSLIISELYDELSATKSISDTTSRVEQVKRILQNLPQENYDIVMKFMCALHHIQRFSERNNMNSYNLSICVSPSIMWPPVNSKLAVTDQASGSSDVVCFIIDNYVDIFSPENEYVLGAETDIQLDDGHGEDSDSGVDQVIYKSHHPSMDDDDQKNDSEKENEPPTPDFIFTPDTNRLSSAFAQSDSSIGTNDSDETKPVINKVNIPSISLVPEKISVSKSSPTTPILSRRGDALLERNKPNDVKNLSDMSDHEFGDQNEHFQRKLLKQPRNKRLLSSTTTSAELIEHKRHMSEPAPKHNDKKRHDLTKSKNENFQSRGASESAASTRLAKKSVISQPIIQHFATEYYATPNIIFNSVDRRRQPAAPSYEEHIQRTQAKHRVIKSAAVKPPLIAQAQVVQRHQVESYEPLKMLTNNNSATQRDINNASNATSENTLPNQNKKTNSQEDINERFNSIVQTISDSMPVSKCHSTRISSNSPTPSCSSLTSTSSLTSSPMDTSPPRTEVVKSLEEPQMQTVNVETVNVRKVNILPTAPKPDRRKIQKLDLKVVDTSVEHTPVRYTNSLDSSVSDVTSPPISDCVFLSPSSDKENESMATSPKFNSPFSLTLKSEGKKNVESDVSDNRGQSLQLKKTLLTKAPMKLDQLRGSTSREDNGRVVTAREMRRTNRRLKSEIRNAFNEGKFVYKLPSRSETSLQGAIPSRGLRMNINGHLRGENSAVLGTQRNHLSKQTADILGASRIRYTENNNVAESRTCDHDDNKECSPQNESYV
- the LOC130646226 gene encoding rho GTPase-activating protein 20-like isoform X4 translates to MTELDRKKPSIHLELPAISGYSIVGSETYLKEKRKRPLSLSSIKDLRIVKQDKTVSKEEEHRTRLRSLVIASAALAKFKNHATMKRKEKRQTSTKSAPSTPNLIHANRLSKIDVEDIFDVQSCRRNLSSDIEIERKLNDDTERGGGRASPTSPTLVRRLYIQEGPVKLSSTTSTNERYFILFNDLLLVAKPKSTSNFKLKERVRVSEIWLAHCIDDVTEATVIHDRSFVIGWPTTNYVAAFNSTEEKELWFTALEKSINERREQEEPKAVIIKVYNRTNNDDVCTQQTASFSVTSKEDARSVIKTSLDQFQYQNEDPNDYQLWLSAKDHVPYPLLGHELPYSIKMNYSRSIQEQTHDENDNHYDTTSIIQQGKNCQFVLKKTKKGGNRVNLDIANAQRKWKNPIKKSPIINWAMNKKSVKAPYNQMEMLPPGKLFGNPLTQLSTEENLIPKPIQDILTQLFRKGPSTTGIFRKSALLRTAKQVRQMLDAGKEVDFEEKSAIVLATVLKEFFRSLPDSLIISELYDELSATKSISDTTSRVEQVKRILQNLPQENYDIVMKFMCALHHIQRFSERNNMNSYNLSICVSPSIMWPPVNSKLAVTDQASGSSDVVCFIIDNYVDIFSPENEYVLGAETDIQLDDGHGEDSDSGVDQVIYKSHHPSMDDDDQKNDSEKENEPPTPDFIFTPDTNRLSSAFAQSDSSIGTNDSDETKPVINKVNIPSISLVPEKISVSKSSPTTPILSRRGDALLERNKPNDVKNLSDMSDHEFGDQNEHFQRKLLKQPRNKRLLSSTTTSAELIEHKRHMSEPAPKHNDKKRHDLTKSKNENFQSRGASESAASTRLAKKSVISQPIIQHFATEYYATPNIIFNSVDRRRQPAAPSYEEHIQRTQAKHRVIKSAAVKPPLIAQAQVVQRHQVESYEPLKMLTNNNSATQRDINNASNATSENTLPNQNKKTNSQEDINERFNSIVQTISDSMPVSKCHSTRISSNSPTPSCSSLTSTSSLTSSPMDTSPPRTEVVKSLEEPQMQTVNVETVNVRKVNILPTAPKPDRRKIQKLDLKVVDTSVEHTPVRYTNSLDSSVSDVTSPPISDCVFLSPSSDKENESMATSPKFNSPFSLTLKSEGKKNVESDVSDNRGQSLQLKKTLLTKAPMKLDQLRGSTSREDNGRVVTAREMRRTNRRLKSEIRNAFNEGKFVYKLPSRSETSLQGAIPSRGLRMNINGHLRGENSAVLGTQRNHLSKQTADILGASRIRYTENNNVAESRTCDHDDNKECSPQNESYV
- the LOC130646226 gene encoding rho GTPase-activating protein 20-like isoform X1 yields the protein MASPRGRRRKLSIPQLINQAKTRKQSIYGNKLEVIDHHNTKSHIAFLRRVSINPTETMYPIAVILPNGVKQVIAVPSNAKLKDVLEEVREDLPLGIAAYAFHDAKANKPISITSPSVSFVGGELKIVKQQTKSNNYEEQDKDRRLQIVKDLCTSEKLFLNRLKHASTTYEVPLKSWGIDEAESCLLFDGINRVKTASHNIINKLEDLISTWLPEESCIADIFEESFWELCEDYFTYYELAKRTLKQKREADPAFTSFIKMQKSASGKPTLEALILAPLQRVPQYEHFMSELLVTTPTYHKDRHGVDTTVHRLQRWFERRGGELQTEEREFKIIQVQEKFPNDKLDLDVSLEEHEKLKHRRYNSPNMRHKKNLSSDIEIERKLNDDTERGGGRASPTSPTLVRRLYIQEGPVKLSSTTSTNERYFILFNDLLLVAKPKSTSNFKLKERVRVSEIWLAHCIDDVTEATVIHDRSFVIGWPTTNYVAAFNSTEEKELWFTALEKSINERREQEEPKAVIIKVYNRTNNDDVCTQQTASFSVTSKEDARSVIKTSLDQFQYQNEDPNDYQLWLSAKDHVPYPLLGHELPYSIKMNYSRSIQEQTHDENDNHYDTTSIIQQGKNCQFVLKKTKKGGNRVNLDIANAQRKWKNPIKKSPIINWAMNKKSVKAPYNQMEMLPPGKLFGNPLTQLSTEENLIPKPIQDILTQLFRKGPSTTGIFRKSALLRTAKQVRQMLDAGKEVDFEEKSAIVLATVLKEFFRSLPDSLIISELYDELSATKSISDTTSRVEQVKRILQNLPQENYDIVMKFMCALHHIQRFSERNNMNSYNLSICVSPSIMWPPVNSKLAVTDQASGSSDVVCFIIDNYVDIFSPENEYVLGAETDIQLDDGHGEDSDSGVDQVIYKSHHPSMDDDDQKNDSEKENEPPTPDFIFTPDTNRLSSAFAQSDSSIGTNDSDETKPVINKVNIPSISLVPEKISVSKSSPTTPILSRRGDALLERNKPNDVKNLSDMSDHEFGDQNEHFQRKLLKQPRNKRLLSSTTTSAELIEHKRHMSEPAPKHNDKKRHDLTKSKNENFQSRGASESAASTRLAKKSVISQPIIQHFATEYYATPNIIFNSVDRRRQPAAPSYEEHIQRTQAKHRVIKSAAVKPPLIAQAQVVQRHQVESYEPLKMLTNNNSATQRDINNASNATSENTLPNQNKKTNSQEDINERFNSIVQTISDSMPVSKCHSTRISSNSPTPSCSSLTSTSSLTSSPMDTSPPRTEVVKSLEEPQMQTVNVETVNVRKVNILPTAPKPDRRKIQKLDLKVVDTSVEHTPVRYTNSLDSSVSDVTSPPISDCVFLSPSSDKENESMATSPKFNSPFSLTLKSEGKKNVESDVSDNRGQSLQLKKTLLTKAPMKLDQLRGSTSREDNGRVVTAREMRRTNRRLKSEIRNAFNEGKFVYKLPSRSETSLQGAIPSRGLRMNINGHLRGENSAVLGTQRNHLSKQTADILGASRIRYTENNNVAESRTCDHDDNKECSPQNESYV
- the LOC130646226 gene encoding rho GTPase-activating protein 20-like isoform X3, producing the protein MEDGVTSLRRSKSLLHIRMFKEKSSLTPQPIRRKFSYGSSPMQYLHMTKQKFHEEQNRTRIRRDQGVDKISTLERLKKCLSTSYQKLQQLPTRKTLSTTRSLPPMPVSIIEATIEADDEMLQRVPQYEHFMSELLVTTPTYHKDRHGVDTTVHRLQRWFERRGGELQTEEREFKIIQVQEKFPNDKLDLDVSLEEHEKLKHRRYNSPNMRHKKNLSSDIEIERKLNDDTERGGGRASPTSPTLVRRLYIQEGPVKLSSTTSTNERYFILFNDLLLVAKPKSTSNFKLKERVRVSEIWLAHCIDDVTEATVIHDRSFVIGWPTTNYVAAFNSTEEKELWFTALEKSINERREQEEPKAVIIKVYNRTNNDDVCTQQTASFSVTSKEDARSVIKTSLDQFQYQNEDPNDYQLWLSAKDHVPYPLLGHELPYSIKMNYSRSIQEQTHDENDNHYDTTSIIQQGKNCQFVLKKTKKGGNRVNLDIANAQRKWKNPIKKSPIINWAMNKKSVKAPYNQMEMLPPGKLFGNPLTQLSTEENLIPKPIQDILTQLFRKGPSTTGIFRKSALLRTAKQVRQMLDAGKEVDFEEKSAIVLATVLKEFFRSLPDSLIISELYDELSATKSISDTTSRVEQVKRILQNLPQENYDIVMKFMCALHHIQRFSERNNMNSYNLSICVSPSIMWPPVNSKLAVTDQASGSSDVVCFIIDNYVDIFSPENEYVLGAETDIQLDDGHGEDSDSGVDQVIYKSHHPSMDDDDQKNDSEKENEPPTPDFIFTPDTNRLSSAFAQSDSSIGTNDSDETKPVINKVNIPSISLVPEKISVSKSSPTTPILSRRGDALLERNKPNDVKNLSDMSDHEFGDQNEHFQRKLLKQPRNKRLLSSTTTSAELIEHKRHMSEPAPKHNDKKRHDLTKSKNENFQSRGASESAASTRLAKKSVISQPIIQHFATEYYATPNIIFNSVDRRRQPAAPSYEEHIQRTQAKHRVIKSAAVKPPLIAQAQVVQRHQVESYEPLKMLTNNNSATQRDINNASNATSENTLPNQNKKTNSQEDINERFNSIVQTISDSMPVSKCHSTRISSNSPTPSCSSLTSTSSLTSSPMDTSPPRTEVVKSLEEPQMQTVNVETVNVRKVNILPTAPKPDRRKIQKLDLKVVDTSVEHTPVRYTNSLDSSVSDVTSPPISDCVFLSPSSDKENESMATSPKFNSPFSLTLKSEGKKNVESDVSDNRGQSLQLKKTLLTKAPMKLDQLRGSTSREDNGRVVTAREMRRTNRRLKSEIRNAFNEGKFVYKLPSRSETSLQGAIPSRGLRMNINGHLRGENSAVLGTQRNHLSKQTADILGASRIRYTENNNVAESRTCDHDDNKECSPQNESYV